A window of Sphingobacterium sp. SRCM116780 contains these coding sequences:
- a CDS encoding thiamine phosphate synthase has product MYSKLQYISQGNNAFEQEKNILYALQAGARWIQLRWKEANDDQLMDLAIRVQKLCMQYQAIFIINDHIYIAKVIDADGVHLGLTDSTILETRQLLGAHKIIGGTANTLADVQQRIAEKCDYIGLGPLRFTTTKENLSPVLGIEGYAHIINSLQNQDVQLPPIYAIGGIFLEDITALQTVGVYGVALSTLITKQPNLVQKLKNKLQCIY; this is encoded by the coding sequence ATGTACAGTAAATTACAATATATTTCACAAGGAAATAACGCGTTCGAGCAGGAAAAAAACATCTTATATGCACTCCAAGCAGGAGCTCGATGGATACAACTTCGTTGGAAAGAAGCTAATGATGATCAGCTTATGGATTTAGCCATTCGTGTGCAGAAACTGTGTATGCAGTATCAGGCAATATTCATTATCAATGATCACATCTATATTGCGAAAGTTATCGACGCCGATGGTGTTCACCTTGGATTGACCGATAGTACCATACTAGAAACTCGACAACTGTTAGGTGCTCATAAGATCATTGGAGGTACTGCCAATACGCTTGCTGATGTACAACAACGTATAGCAGAAAAATGTGATTATATCGGACTTGGTCCCTTGCGTTTTACGACGACAAAAGAAAATTTAAGTCCTGTTTTGGGTATCGAAGGTTATGCACATATCATTAACAGTCTCCAAAATCAGGACGTGCAACTACCTCCTATTTATGCCATCGGAGGAATTTTTTTGGAGGATATAACAGCATTACAAACAGTCGGTGTCTATGGGGTAGCACTTTCAACGCTCATTACCAAACAACCAAATCTTGTTCAAAAACTTAAAAACAAATTGCAATGTATATATTAA